A section of the Streptomyces sp. Je 1-369 genome encodes:
- a CDS encoding maleylpyruvate isomerase family mycothiol-dependent enzyme — MIDHVRDLASVRDATDRLLSAAAKLNNDSTAEPSRLPGWSRGHVLAHLARNADALVNVLTGRPMYESAQARDADIERDAPRPLDAQLEDVRESGARFLAEGERDADWSRTVELRNGVTDAAARVPFRRWVEVELHHVDLGIGYELEDLPAEFVRREIAFLTARFSGNPDVPPTLIKDGTHAWSTGREGSPEVTVSGSAPDVVGWLAGRRDGTALTAEGGLLPALPPL, encoded by the coding sequence ATGATTGATCATGTGCGCGACCTGGCGTCTGTACGTGACGCGACCGACCGGCTGCTCAGCGCAGCGGCGAAACTGAACAACGATTCGACTGCCGAGCCGTCACGGCTCCCCGGCTGGAGCCGCGGCCACGTCCTCGCCCACCTCGCGCGGAACGCGGACGCGCTGGTGAACGTCCTCACCGGGCGGCCGATGTACGAGAGCGCGCAGGCCCGGGACGCGGACATCGAGCGGGACGCCCCGCGGCCGCTGGACGCGCAGCTGGAGGACGTGCGCGAGAGCGGCGCCCGCTTCCTCGCCGAGGGCGAGCGGGACGCCGACTGGTCCCGCACCGTTGAGCTCCGCAACGGCGTCACGGACGCGGCGGCGCGGGTGCCCTTCCGGCGCTGGGTCGAGGTCGAGCTGCACCACGTCGACCTCGGCATCGGGTACGAGCTCGAGGACCTGCCCGCGGAGTTCGTGCGGCGGGAGATCGCGTTCCTGACGGCACGCTTCTCGGGGAACCCCGACGTCCCGCCCACCTTGATCAAGGACGGCACGCACGCGTGGAGCACCGGCCGGGAGGGCAGTCCCGAAGTCACCGTCTCCGGGTCCGCGCCCGACGTGGTCGGCTGGCTGGCGGGCCGCCGCGACGGCACCGCGCTCACGGCCGAAGGGGGCCTCCTGCCCGCCCTGCCCCCGCTATAG